A region of Streptomyces sp. TG1A-60 DNA encodes the following proteins:
- a CDS encoding FAD-dependent oxidoreductase, whose amino-acid sequence MRTVAVVGASLAGLSAVRSLRKQGYDGRLVVIGDELHRPYDRPPLSKEFLAGTIGEADLALETDDEDLRAEWLLGTRATGLDRTDRAVRLADGSEVRADGVVIATGAAARTLPGSEGLAGVHVVRTLDDARTLRDELARGGRLVVIGGGFIGAEVASTAYALGLDVTVVEAAPTPLAGPLGETMGAIVTALHTDHGVRLLCGVGVKGLSGEHQVDAVLLQDGRSIPADIVVVGVGARPCVEWLEGSGVELDNGVKCGSDGRTSLAGVVAVGDCANWYDPRTGAHRRVEHWTGALERPAAAVATLLAGGAVEPGLPRPPYFWSDQYGVKIQFVGHAAGADSVTIEEGSAEDRNVLAVYRRAGEPVAVLGMNQPRLFTRWRKQLARPAS is encoded by the coding sequence GTGAGGACGGTGGCCGTGGTGGGCGCCTCGCTGGCCGGGCTGTCGGCGGTGCGCTCACTGCGGAAGCAGGGCTACGACGGGCGGCTGGTCGTCATCGGAGACGAACTCCACCGCCCGTACGACCGGCCCCCGCTGTCCAAGGAGTTCCTGGCCGGCACCATCGGCGAGGCGGACCTCGCGCTGGAGACGGACGACGAGGACCTGCGGGCGGAGTGGCTGCTCGGCACTCGCGCCACCGGACTCGACCGCACCGACCGCGCCGTCCGGCTCGCCGACGGCAGTGAGGTCCGCGCCGACGGCGTCGTCATCGCGACCGGCGCCGCCGCGCGCACCCTGCCCGGCTCCGAAGGGCTGGCCGGAGTGCACGTCGTGCGCACCTTGGACGACGCCCGCACGCTACGGGACGAACTGGCCCGTGGCGGACGGCTGGTGGTCATCGGCGGCGGATTCATCGGCGCCGAGGTCGCCTCCACCGCATACGCCCTCGGGCTCGACGTGACGGTGGTCGAGGCGGCCCCGACACCGCTCGCCGGACCGCTCGGCGAGACCATGGGCGCCATCGTCACCGCGCTCCACACGGACCACGGCGTACGGCTGCTGTGCGGCGTGGGCGTCAAGGGGCTGAGCGGTGAGCACCAGGTGGACGCCGTCCTGCTCCAGGACGGTCGCAGCATCCCCGCCGACATCGTCGTGGTCGGCGTGGGCGCACGACCGTGCGTCGAGTGGCTGGAGGGATCCGGCGTCGAGCTCGACAACGGCGTCAAGTGCGGTTCCGACGGCCGCACCAGCCTGGCCGGCGTGGTCGCGGTCGGCGACTGCGCCAACTGGTACGACCCCCGTACGGGTGCGCATCGCCGCGTCGAGCACTGGACCGGAGCCCTGGAGCGTCCCGCCGCCGCCGTCGCCACGCTGCTGGCGGGCGGAGCGGTGGAACCGGGCCTGCCCCGGCCGCCGTACTTCTGGTCGGACCAGTACGGCGTGAAGATCCAGTTCGTCGGCCACGCGGCCGGAGCCGACAGTGTGACGATCGAGGAAGGCTCGGCGGAGGACCGCAATGTCCTCGCCGTCTACCGGCGCGCCGGCGAGCCGGTCGCCGTGCTCGGGATGAACCAGCCGCGGCTGTTCACCCGCTGGCGCAAGCAACTGGCCCGCCCCGCTTCTTGA
- a CDS encoding sugar ABC transporter substrate-binding protein, producing the protein MNVSPFRRVAIGAVASLSLALTACSGGSTGSAPELGDKPVTIRATWWGADTRAELTNEAIAAFEKKHPNIKVKGEYKDWGGYWDALATTTAAKDSPDVVQMDELYLASYADRGALYDLGEAEKIVNTSQFDDAALATGQIGGTQYALPIGVGVMSVVVNTDLFKKYGVDLPDDTTWTWDDYARIGKELTDKSGGKIHGVADAPGFDAGSLKYWARQDGGELFGEDGNVSLKPESLADMWKYGLDLISSKASVKASTMVEDQTAGITASSFATGKAAMTGKAYNTQITALQEATGANLKLLQLPRVGDTKANFFKPSMYWAVSSQSKHPAEAAAFVDFMLNDQAAADVLKTERGIPANKEMLQHLQAGLTGSDKAAAEYLNAVTPGKAPVVTPNGGSGIEPMLQRYSQEVYFKKTSPQAAAKAFIKELQAEIDAAG; encoded by the coding sequence ATGAACGTCAGCCCCTTCAGACGCGTCGCGATCGGGGCGGTCGCCTCACTCTCGCTCGCACTGACCGCCTGCTCCGGCGGCAGCACCGGCTCCGCTCCCGAGCTCGGCGACAAGCCGGTCACCATCCGCGCCACCTGGTGGGGAGCGGACACCCGCGCCGAGCTCACCAACGAGGCCATCGCTGCGTTCGAGAAGAAGCACCCCAACATCAAGGTCAAGGGAGAGTACAAGGACTGGGGCGGCTACTGGGACGCGCTCGCCACGACGACCGCGGCCAAGGACTCGCCCGACGTCGTGCAGATGGACGAGCTCTATCTCGCGTCGTACGCGGACCGCGGAGCGCTGTACGACCTCGGCGAGGCCGAGAAGATCGTCAACACCTCGCAGTTCGACGACGCGGCCCTGGCCACCGGACAGATCGGTGGAACGCAGTACGCGCTTCCCATCGGCGTCGGCGTCATGTCCGTCGTCGTGAACACCGACCTGTTCAAGAAGTACGGCGTGGACCTTCCCGACGACACGACATGGACGTGGGACGACTACGCGAGGATCGGTAAGGAGCTGACGGACAAGAGCGGCGGCAAGATCCATGGTGTGGCCGACGCCCCCGGCTTCGACGCCGGCAGTCTCAAGTACTGGGCTCGTCAGGACGGCGGCGAACTCTTCGGCGAGGACGGCAACGTCTCGCTGAAGCCCGAGTCGCTCGCCGACATGTGGAAGTACGGTCTGGACCTGATTTCCTCCAAGGCCAGCGTCAAGGCCTCGACCATGGTCGAAGACCAGACCGCCGGTATCACGGCCAGCAGCTTCGCCACCGGCAAGGCAGCCATGACAGGGAAGGCCTACAACACCCAGATCACCGCGCTGCAGGAGGCCACCGGCGCCAACCTGAAGCTGCTGCAGCTGCCCCGCGTCGGCGACACCAAGGCGAACTTCTTCAAGCCCTCGATGTACTGGGCGGTGTCCAGCCAGAGCAAGCACCCGGCCGAGGCCGCCGCGTTCGTCGACTTCATGCTCAACGACCAGGCGGCCGCCGACGTCCTCAAGACGGAGCGCGGAATCCCCGCGAACAAGGAGATGCTCCAGCACCTCCAGGCGGGTCTGACGGGGTCCGACAAGGCGGCGGCCGAGTACCTGAACGCGGTGACACCGGGCAAGGCGCCGGTCGTGACCCCCAACGGCGGAAGCGGGATCGAGCCGATGCTGCAGCGCTACAGCCAGGAGGTGTACTTCAAGAAGACCTCGCCTCAGGCCGCCGCGAAGGCCTTCATCAAGGAACTCCAGGCCGAGATCGACGCGGCCGGGTGA
- a CDS encoding MBL fold metallo-hydrolase, with translation MTTGPRIEHLVTSGTFSLDGGTWDVDNNVWIIGDDIEAIVVDAAHDAEAIADALGGRTLRAIVCTHAHNDHIDAAPDLAARTGAPILLHGDDLALWKQTHPDRTPDGGLADGQVLTVAGVELTVLHTPGHAPGAVCLYAPALTALFSGDTLFAGGPGATGRSFSHFPTIIDSIRDRLLTLPADTVVHTGHGETTTIGAEAPHLQEWVDRGF, from the coding sequence GTGACGACCGGCCCCCGCATCGAACATCTCGTCACGTCGGGGACGTTCTCGCTGGACGGCGGCACCTGGGACGTCGACAACAACGTGTGGATCATCGGTGACGACATCGAGGCGATCGTCGTCGACGCCGCGCACGACGCCGAGGCGATCGCCGACGCCCTCGGCGGGCGCACTCTGCGCGCCATCGTGTGCACCCACGCGCACAACGACCACATCGACGCCGCGCCCGATCTCGCGGCGCGTACCGGCGCTCCGATCCTGCTCCACGGCGACGATCTGGCGCTGTGGAAGCAGACCCACCCCGACCGGACTCCCGACGGCGGCCTGGCCGACGGGCAGGTCCTCACGGTGGCCGGTGTCGAGCTGACCGTGCTGCACACCCCCGGCCATGCCCCCGGCGCGGTGTGCCTGTACGCGCCGGCCCTCACGGCCCTCTTCAGCGGTGACACGCTCTTCGCAGGCGGGCCGGGAGCGACGGGACGGTCCTTCAGCCACTTCCCGACCATCATCGACTCCATCCGGGACCGGCTGCTGACCCTGCCGGCCGACACCGTCGTACACACGGGCCACGGGGAGACGACCACCATCGGCGCGGAGGCCCCCCACCTTCAGGAGTGGGTCGACCGGGGGTTCTGA
- a CDS encoding PmoA family protein — protein sequence MSALEISHDVGATVTVRDGDTELFRYVYQPDTVQLESPKPYIHPLRTRAGKLVSLFRPHDHVWHKGIAWSLPHVGEENFWGGPTYIHGRFYVQLENNGTQAHRRVVALNRSDGTATFAHDLDWITQSGALFFTERRTVRASLVSPDAWALTFETRMTNVSGTDVAMGSPTTKGRENAGYGGLFWRGPRSFTGGQFVTGEGMGGDKVRGRRLPWMAFAGRHDETDEQSLVLMVDDAANPNHPPQWFARTEEFACLNPAPFFSEELTIEDGATVRFRYGVGIADADASAAPALADAVRGVLARSDAITAAGDPA from the coding sequence ATGAGCGCTCTTGAGATCAGTCACGACGTCGGTGCCACGGTCACGGTCCGGGACGGCGACACCGAGCTCTTCCGCTACGTGTACCAGCCGGACACCGTCCAACTGGAATCACCCAAGCCCTATATCCACCCCCTGCGCACCCGGGCCGGCAAGCTGGTCAGCCTGTTCCGTCCCCACGATCACGTGTGGCACAAGGGCATCGCGTGGTCCCTGCCGCACGTCGGAGAGGAGAACTTCTGGGGCGGCCCCACGTACATCCACGGACGCTTCTACGTTCAGCTGGAGAACAACGGAACACAGGCGCACCGCAGGGTCGTCGCCCTGAACCGGTCCGACGGTACGGCGACGTTCGCCCACGACCTGGACTGGATCACCCAGTCCGGCGCACTGTTCTTCACGGAACGCAGGACTGTGCGAGCGAGTCTGGTCTCCCCGGACGCCTGGGCGTTGACGTTCGAGACGCGGATGACGAACGTCTCCGGAACCGACGTCGCCATGGGATCGCCGACCACCAAGGGGCGGGAGAACGCCGGCTACGGCGGCCTGTTCTGGCGGGGCCCACGGTCGTTCACCGGGGGGCAGTTCGTCACCGGGGAAGGCATGGGCGGCGACAAGGTCCGCGGGCGGCGCCTGCCGTGGATGGCCTTCGCCGGCCGCCACGACGAGACGGACGAACAGTCGCTGGTCCTCATGGTCGACGACGCGGCCAACCCGAATCACCCCCCGCAGTGGTTCGCCCGGACAGAGGAGTTCGCCTGCCTCAACCCGGCACCGTTCTTCAGTGAGGAGCTGACCATCGAGGACGGCGCCACCGTGCGGTTCCGCTACGGCGTCGGGATCGCCGACGCCGACGCGAGCGCGGCTCCCGCACTCGCGGACGCGGTGCGCGGGGTGCTCGCGCGGTCCGACGCGATCACCGCTGCCGGCGACCCCGCATGA
- a CDS encoding IclR family transcriptional regulator: MQSVDRAISVLEILAHRGEAGVSEVAGEIDVHKSTAFRLLGALEARGLVEQAGERGKYRLGFGIVRLAGAVTGRIDITQQSRPVCEDLAEEIGETVNIAVLQEHYAVNLYQVRGPGAITAQNWVGQLTPLHATSSGKILLAHLPAGDRSELLTETGLKKVTPHTITAKTKLEKNLAEARERGYAWAMEELELGLHALAAPVRNRDGDVVAAVSASGPSYRLSEERLHELAPVLVKGAEEISHRMGYLG; this comes from the coding sequence GTGCAGTCGGTCGACCGCGCCATCAGTGTCCTGGAGATCCTGGCCCACCGCGGCGAGGCGGGCGTCAGCGAGGTGGCGGGTGAGATTGATGTTCACAAGTCCACCGCGTTCCGCCTGCTCGGCGCCCTGGAGGCGCGCGGCCTGGTGGAGCAGGCGGGCGAGCGCGGCAAGTACCGCCTCGGCTTCGGCATAGTACGCCTGGCCGGCGCCGTCACGGGGCGCATCGACATCACCCAGCAGAGCCGCCCGGTCTGCGAGGACCTGGCCGAGGAGATCGGCGAGACCGTCAACATCGCCGTGCTGCAGGAGCACTACGCCGTCAACCTCTACCAGGTGCGCGGCCCCGGGGCCATCACCGCGCAGAACTGGGTCGGCCAGCTGACCCCGTTGCACGCCACGTCGAGCGGCAAGATCCTGCTGGCCCACCTGCCCGCCGGGGACCGTTCCGAACTGTTGACCGAGACCGGCCTGAAGAAGGTCACCCCGCACACCATCACCGCGAAGACGAAGCTCGAGAAGAACCTCGCCGAGGCCCGGGAGCGTGGCTACGCCTGGGCCATGGAGGAGCTGGAGCTCGGTCTCCACGCCCTGGCCGCCCCGGTTCGCAACCGGGACGGTGACGTCGTCGCGGCGGTGAGCGCCTCCGGCCCCTCCTACCGGCTCTCCGAGGAGCGCCTGCACGAGCTCGCTCCGGTGCTGGTCAAGGGCGCGGAGGAGATCAGCCACCGGATGGGTTATCTGGGCTGA
- a CDS encoding amidase family protein has translation MGGTHNPRDRAATHGGPSGGAPVAAPIGVVPLAQGNDIAGSLQTAVCGAVGLRPAAGTVPTWHRGAAADDTEGWAGVPGEGRGTAGTRAPGAARVGQRHAAL, from the coding sequence GTGGGAGGCACCCACAATCCCCGGGACCGTGCGGCGACCCACGGCGGACCGAGCGGCGGCGCGCCGGTCGCGGCCCCCATCGGCGTCGTCCCCCTCGCCCAGGGCAACGACATCGCCGGGTCGCTCCAGACGGCGGTCTGCGGCGCCGTCGGCCTGCGCCCCGCGGCAGGCACGGTGCCGACCTGGCATCGAGGAGCGGCAGCCGACGATACGGAGGGCTGGGCCGGCGTCCCAGGCGAAGGGCGCGGCACGGCAGGGACGCGGGCTCCTGGAGCGGCCCGGGTTGGCCAGCGGCACGCCGCCCTCTGA
- a CDS encoding S-(hydroxymethyl)mycothiol dehydrogenase, translated as MTHQVRAVVARGKGAPVSLETIIVPDPGPGEALVGIQACGVCHTDLHYREGGINDDFPFLLGHEAAGVVEAVGEGVTDVAPGDFVILNWRAVCGQCRACRRGRPWYCFSTHNAKQKMTLTDGTELSPALGIGAFAEKTLVAAGQCTKVDPAASAAAAGLLGCGVMAGIGAAINTGNVGRGDSVAVIGCGGVGAAAVVGSDLAGAAKIIAVDIDDAKLDMAKKLGATHTVNSRNADPVEAIRELTGGFGADVVVEAVGRPETYGQAFHARDLAGTVVLVGVPTPEMKLELPLLDVFGRGGSLKSSWYGDCLPSRDFPMLIDLYLQGRLDLDAFVTETIALDDVEKAFERMHRGDVLRSVVVL; from the coding sequence ATGACTCACCAGGTCCGTGCTGTCGTCGCGCGGGGCAAGGGCGCCCCCGTCAGCCTGGAAACGATCATCGTGCCCGACCCGGGCCCGGGAGAGGCGCTGGTGGGGATCCAGGCCTGCGGGGTCTGTCACACCGATCTGCACTACCGCGAGGGCGGCATCAACGATGACTTCCCCTTCCTCCTGGGGCACGAGGCCGCGGGCGTGGTGGAGGCCGTGGGAGAAGGGGTCACCGACGTCGCTCCCGGTGACTTCGTCATCCTCAACTGGCGGGCGGTGTGCGGGCAGTGCCGGGCCTGTCGGCGCGGACGGCCGTGGTACTGCTTCAGCACCCACAACGCGAAGCAGAAGATGACCCTGACCGACGGCACGGAACTGTCGCCGGCGCTGGGCATCGGCGCGTTCGCGGAGAAGACGCTGGTGGCGGCGGGGCAGTGCACGAAGGTGGACCCGGCCGCGTCGGCTGCCGCCGCCGGTCTGCTGGGATGCGGCGTCATGGCCGGCATCGGCGCGGCCATCAACACCGGCAACGTCGGACGCGGTGACAGCGTGGCCGTGATCGGCTGCGGCGGCGTCGGGGCCGCGGCGGTCGTCGGGTCGGACCTGGCGGGCGCGGCGAAGATCATCGCGGTGGACATCGACGACGCCAAGCTCGACATGGCCAAGAAGCTGGGAGCGACCCACACCGTCAACTCCCGGAACGCGGACCCGGTCGAGGCGATCCGCGAGCTGACCGGCGGATTCGGCGCCGACGTGGTCGTCGAGGCGGTGGGCCGCCCGGAGACGTACGGGCAGGCCTTCCACGCCCGCGACCTGGCCGGCACGGTCGTCCTCGTCGGCGTGCCGACCCCGGAGATGAAGCTGGAGCTGCCGCTGCTGGACGTCTTCGGCCGGGGCGGCTCGCTGAAGTCCTCCTGGTACGGCGACTGCCTGCCGAGCCGGGACTTCCCGATGCTCATCGACCTCTATCTGCAGGGGCGTCTGGACCTGGACGCCTTCGTCACGGAGACCATCGCGCTGGACGACGTCGAGAAGGCCTTCGAGCGGATGCACCGCGGCGACGTCCTGCGCTCGGTGGTGGTCCTGTGA
- a CDS encoding aromatic ring-hydroxylating dioxygenase subunit alpha: protein MTSTSLPDSLIATLPGSFYTDPQIFAQEQERIFESMWFCVARSSDLAKPGAFRTVDVGRESILVTRARDNGIRAFFNVCRHRGARLCTEESGEVKRAFQCPYHAWTYGLDGKLVAAPNLTKMPDVGRTEYGLANVATREWLGYVWVCLAENPPSFEDEVMGEVVARLGDVDSIGHYDIENLSVGKRFVYDVKANWKLIIENFMECYHCATIHPELTEVLPEFADGFAAQYYVGHGAEFGEEVRGFTVDGGEGLDRIPGVAEEQDRRYYAITVRPQVFINLVPDHVIFHRMYPMAADRTIVECDWLYLPHVVDSGKDVSRSVELFHRVNQQDFDACERTQPGMSSRMYTKGGVLVPSEHHIGAFHDWVHERLGTHQQ, encoded by the coding sequence GTGACCTCGACCAGCCTGCCGGACAGTCTGATCGCTACTCTCCCCGGCTCCTTCTACACCGATCCCCAGATCTTCGCGCAGGAGCAGGAGCGCATATTCGAGTCCATGTGGTTCTGCGTCGCGCGCTCCTCCGACCTGGCGAAGCCCGGCGCCTTCCGGACCGTCGACGTGGGCCGTGAGAGCATCCTCGTCACCCGCGCGAGGGACAACGGCATCCGGGCGTTCTTCAACGTATGCCGGCACCGCGGCGCGCGGCTCTGCACGGAGGAGTCCGGCGAGGTCAAGCGGGCCTTCCAGTGTCCGTACCACGCCTGGACCTACGGCCTCGACGGCAAGCTCGTCGCGGCGCCCAACCTCACCAAGATGCCCGACGTCGGCCGCACCGAGTACGGCCTGGCGAACGTGGCCACCCGCGAATGGCTCGGCTATGTCTGGGTCTGCCTGGCGGAGAACCCGCCCTCCTTCGAGGACGAGGTGATGGGCGAGGTCGTGGCCCGCCTCGGTGACGTGGACTCGATCGGGCACTACGACATCGAGAACCTGTCGGTCGGCAAGCGGTTCGTCTACGACGTGAAGGCGAACTGGAAGCTGATCATCGAGAACTTCATGGAGTGCTACCACTGCGCCACGATCCACCCGGAACTGACCGAGGTGCTGCCCGAGTTCGCCGACGGCTTCGCGGCGCAGTACTACGTCGGGCACGGGGCCGAGTTCGGTGAGGAGGTGCGGGGTTTCACCGTCGACGGCGGCGAGGGCCTGGACCGGATTCCCGGGGTGGCGGAGGAGCAGGACCGCCGCTACTACGCGATCACGGTCAGGCCGCAGGTGTTCATCAACCTGGTCCCCGATCACGTGATCTTCCACCGGATGTATCCGATGGCGGCGGATCGCACGATCGTGGAGTGCGACTGGCTCTACCTTCCGCACGTCGTCGACAGCGGCAAGGACGTCAGCCGGTCGGTGGAGCTCTTCCACCGCGTCAACCAGCAGGACTTCGACGCCTGCGAGCGCACACAGCCCGGGATGAGCTCCCGGATGTACACCAAGGGCGGCGTCCTCGTCCCCAGCGAGCACCACATCGGTGCCTTCCACGACTGGGTGCACGAGCGCCTGGGCACGCACCAGCAGTAG
- a CDS encoding carbohydrate ABC transporter permease, translating to MRRIRRAVRAPLKHCLLALCALTMLYPILWMVASSLRPNSQIFRSAGLALTNPHFENYANGWNAFAEPFSYYMTNSVIVVIGAILGNLLACSLAAYAFARLEFRAKRVWFAVMLVTIMLPIHVIIVPQYVLFSELGWVNTFLPLIVPKFLATDAFFIFLMVQFIRGIPRELDEAARIDGAGHARIFFHVILPLMIPALATTAIFTFIWTWNDFYTQLIYLTDPEMYTTPLALRAFVDQQTATDWGSVFAMSVVSLVPVFLVFLAGQRFLLRGIATTGGK from the coding sequence GTGCGCAGGATCAGGCGCGCGGTGCGCGCCCCCCTCAAGCACTGCCTGCTGGCTCTCTGCGCCCTGACGATGCTCTACCCCATCCTGTGGATGGTGGCCAGCTCGCTGCGGCCCAACAGCCAGATCTTCCGCAGTGCGGGACTCGCCCTGACAAACCCGCACTTCGAGAACTACGCCAACGGCTGGAACGCCTTCGCCGAACCGTTCAGCTACTACATGACCAACTCGGTCATCGTCGTGATCGGCGCGATCCTCGGGAACCTCCTCGCCTGCTCCCTGGCCGCGTACGCGTTCGCCAGGCTCGAATTCCGGGCGAAGCGAGTGTGGTTCGCCGTCATGCTCGTCACCATCATGCTGCCGATCCACGTGATCATCGTGCCGCAGTACGTCCTGTTCTCGGAACTCGGCTGGGTCAACACGTTCCTGCCCCTGATCGTGCCGAAGTTCCTGGCGACCGACGCCTTCTTCATCTTCCTCATGGTGCAGTTCATCCGTGGGATCCCGCGCGAACTCGACGAGGCCGCACGGATCGACGGCGCCGGGCACGCGCGGATCTTCTTCCACGTGATCCTGCCGCTGATGATCCCGGCGCTGGCGACCACCGCGATCTTCACCTTCATCTGGACCTGGAACGACTTCTACACCCAGCTGATCTACCTCACCGACCCGGAGATGTACACCACGCCCCTCGCGCTGCGTGCCTTCGTCGACCAGCAGACCGCGACGGACTGGGGCTCGGTGTTCGCCATGAGCGTGGTGTCGCTCGTTCCCGTCTTCCTCGTCTTCCTCGCCGGGCAGCGCTTCCTGCTGCGCGGCATCGCGACCACCGGCGGCAAGTAA
- a CDS encoding bifunctional 3-phenylpropionate/cinnamic acid dioxygenase ferredoxin subunit, with translation MMIPACPLADLPRGEAFRLETDPPVTVFHTDDGELFAIDDTCTHQDASLADGWVEGCWVECPLHASKFNLKTGEVDAPPAKLPVRTHEVVVQDGMIYVQLSTAAPNLPHCVTARLAGALA, from the coding sequence ATGATGATTCCCGCGTGCCCTCTGGCGGATCTCCCGCGAGGAGAGGCCTTCCGGCTCGAGACCGACCCGCCGGTCACGGTGTTCCACACCGATGACGGCGAGCTCTTCGCCATCGATGACACCTGCACCCACCAGGACGCCTCGCTCGCCGACGGCTGGGTGGAGGGCTGCTGGGTGGAGTGCCCGCTGCACGCCTCGAAGTTCAACCTGAAGACCGGTGAGGTCGACGCTCCGCCGGCCAAGCTCCCCGTCCGGACCCATGAGGTCGTCGTCCAGGACGGCATGATCTACGTGCAGCTGTCCACGGCCGCACCCAACCTGCCGCACTGCGTCACAGCCCGCCTCGCCGGGGCTCTCGCGTGA
- a CDS encoding sugar ABC transporter permease, with amino-acid sequence MSSINELRRLRGSQRGARQQNKVAFFFLLPWFFGLFGVTLGPMLASLYLSFTKYNLLQPPQFSGVDNWTRMLHDERLHKSLGVTFSYVLVSVPLQLALALGLALLLDRGVRGLAFYRSVFYLPSLIGASVAIAVLWRAMFGTNGLVNEALALVGIQGQGWISEPGTALSTLIILNVWTFGSPMVIFLAGLRQIPASLYEAASVDGAKRWRQFRSITIPLLTPIIFFNLVLQIIHAFQTFTQAFVVSGGTGGPADSTLFYSLYLYQRGFGHFDMGYASALAWVLLLIVAAFTAVNFWASKYWVFYDD; translated from the coding sequence GTGAGCTCCATCAACGAACTACGCCGGCTGCGCGGGTCCCAACGGGGCGCCCGACAGCAGAACAAGGTGGCGTTCTTCTTCCTCCTGCCATGGTTTTTCGGGCTCTTCGGGGTCACTCTCGGCCCGATGCTGGCCTCGCTCTACCTCAGCTTCACCAAGTACAACCTGCTCCAGCCGCCGCAGTTCAGCGGAGTCGACAACTGGACGCGCATGCTCCACGACGAGCGGCTGCACAAGTCGCTCGGGGTGACGTTCAGCTACGTCCTGGTCTCCGTTCCGTTGCAGCTGGCGCTGGCCCTGGGGCTCGCCCTGCTGCTGGACAGGGGAGTGCGTGGCCTCGCCTTCTACCGCTCCGTCTTCTATCTGCCGTCGCTGATCGGCGCCAGCGTGGCGATCGCCGTGCTGTGGCGCGCGATGTTCGGGACCAACGGCCTGGTCAACGAGGCCCTGGCCCTCGTCGGTATCCAGGGGCAGGGCTGGATCTCGGAGCCGGGAACGGCGCTGTCGACCCTCATCATCCTGAATGTCTGGACATTCGGCTCACCCATGGTGATCTTCCTCGCCGGGCTGCGACAGATTCCGGCCTCCCTCTACGAGGCGGCCTCCGTCGACGGCGCGAAGCGCTGGCGCCAGTTCCGCAGCATCACCATTCCGCTGCTGACACCCATCATCTTCTTCAACCTGGTGCTGCAGATCATCCACGCCTTCCAGACCTTCACCCAGGCCTTCGTGGTCTCCGGTGGCACCGGAGGCCCTGCCGACTCCACCCTCTTCTACTCGCTCTACCTGTACCAGCGCGGGTTCGGCCACTTCGACATGGGGTATGCGTCCGCACTCGCGTGGGTCCTGCTCCTCATCGTCGCGGCCTTCACCGCCGTCAATTTCTGGGCCTCAAAGTACTGGGTGTTTTACGATGACTGA
- a CDS encoding Gfo/Idh/MocA family oxidoreductase — MPSPRPPYRVAIIGTGGIAHAHAAALTELSERARLVAVADVDPTRAAEFADRFSVPHVFSDPQALLESGKIDLVHICTPPQTHAPLAAMAMRAGVTALVEKPTALSLREMDHLAAVQEQTGSKVLTVFQHRYGAAAVRLRRLVAAGVLGRPLVATCETLWYRSDEYFDVPWRGRWDVEGGGPTMGHGIHQFDLMLSVLGPWSLITALADRQVRPTDTEDVSVAAVRFDNGALATVVNSLLSPGRRPGCASTSHTPRSKSSTSTATARSTGGSRRPPATRSSRPCGPPATSRTSQAATGSRSRPCSTPGTQARNPVSPCRTRAAPWSSRPRRTPRPSAESASPQGN, encoded by the coding sequence ATGCCCAGCCCCAGGCCGCCGTACCGCGTGGCCATCATCGGCACCGGCGGTATAGCCCACGCCCATGCCGCAGCCCTCACCGAACTCTCCGAACGCGCCCGGCTGGTCGCCGTCGCCGATGTCGACCCCACCCGCGCCGCCGAGTTCGCCGACCGCTTCTCCGTCCCGCACGTCTTCAGTGACCCGCAGGCCCTGCTGGAGAGCGGGAAAATCGATCTCGTGCACATCTGCACGCCACCGCAGACCCACGCCCCCCTGGCCGCCATGGCGATGCGGGCAGGCGTCACCGCCCTGGTGGAGAAGCCGACGGCGCTGAGCCTGCGCGAGATGGACCACCTGGCCGCCGTGCAGGAGCAGACCGGCTCCAAGGTCCTGACCGTCTTCCAGCACCGCTATGGCGCGGCGGCCGTACGCCTGCGCCGGCTGGTCGCGGCCGGGGTACTGGGCCGGCCACTCGTCGCCACCTGCGAGACGCTGTGGTACAGGTCCGACGAGTACTTCGACGTGCCGTGGCGGGGACGCTGGGACGTCGAGGGAGGCGGCCCCACCATGGGACACGGCATCCACCAGTTCGACCTGATGCTGTCGGTCCTCGGCCCCTGGTCCCTGATCACCGCACTCGCCGACCGCCAGGTCCGGCCCACGGACACCGAGGACGTCTCGGTCGCCGCCGTGCGCTTCGACAACGGAGCCCTCGCCACGGTGGTCAACTCCCTGTTGTCCCCCGGGAGACGTCCCGGCTGCGCTTCGACTTCGCACACGCCACGGTCGAAGTCGAGCACCTCTACGGCTACCGCGAGGAGCACTGGCGGTTCACGCCGGCCCCCGGCCACGAGGAGCTCGCGGCCCTGTGGGCCGCCGGCGACGAGCCGGACATCCCAAGCGGCCACAGGCTCCAGATCGAGGCCGTGTTCGACGCCTGGGACACAGGCCAGGAACCCGGTGTCTCCCTGCCGGACGCGCGCCGCACCTTGGAGTTCGCGGCCGCGACGTACGCCTCGGCCTTCCGCGGAGTCCGCGTCGCCGCAGGGGAACTGA